The following coding sequences lie in one Microvirga sp. 17 mud 1-3 genomic window:
- a CDS encoding MotB family protein, giving the protein MSDSDKQEIIIVRRYEVEEESHKGGVWKIAHADFMTAMMAFFLVMWLISVTDNETRSTISNYFNPLKLAESTTDRKGLNDPKNDSHETKEGSSKTTTQKGAADDKGGRAPQTKKSRFEEGALFQDPYAVLAKLATEGEQDQARDTLGADSPLGESGDPGMNGGEAYRDPFDPLYWQVAPMPKAKTKTPGTPGTMPPAPEEGLIDALAPSSKAQIDAASMDRGMGPGVPAPSADKVAPSEKATSLQVADKAGLETEIKAEIQKAVPTSRSEQAPKVEVSRTNEGVLISVTDDLNFSMFAVGSAEPQPKVVRAMEKIAKVISSRPGKIVIRGHTDGRPFKSATYDNWRLSTARAHMAAYMLIRGGIDEARIARVEGHADRSLRNSSDANAAENRRIEILLQEGS; this is encoded by the coding sequence ATGTCCGATTCCGATAAGCAGGAAATTATCATCGTCCGCCGCTATGAGGTTGAGGAAGAGAGCCACAAAGGCGGGGTTTGGAAGATCGCTCATGCTGACTTTATGACAGCCATGATGGCGTTTTTCCTCGTCATGTGGCTCATCAGCGTGACCGATAACGAAACGCGGTCTACAATTTCGAATTACTTCAATCCCTTAAAGCTGGCTGAAAGCACAACTGATCGCAAAGGGCTAAACGACCCTAAAAATGACTCTCATGAGACGAAGGAGGGGAGCAGCAAGACAACAACCCAGAAGGGGGCTGCTGACGACAAGGGGGGGCGTGCCCCGCAAACCAAAAAGTCTCGCTTTGAAGAAGGGGCCCTGTTCCAGGACCCCTATGCAGTGCTGGCAAAATTGGCGACTGAAGGCGAGCAGGACCAGGCGCGTGATACCTTAGGAGCAGACAGTCCCCTTGGCGAATCTGGCGATCCAGGTATGAACGGTGGCGAAGCATATCGTGACCCCTTTGATCCGCTCTATTGGCAGGTTGCCCCTATGCCAAAGGCCAAGACGAAGACGCCTGGAACTCCAGGAACGATGCCGCCCGCGCCAGAAGAAGGACTCATTGACGCGCTAGCGCCATCTTCCAAGGCGCAGATCGATGCGGCGAGTATGGATAGGGGCATGGGCCCCGGGGTGCCCGCGCCCTCTGCCGACAAGGTCGCTCCTTCCGAAAAGGCAACCTCGCTACAAGTTGCTGACAAGGCGGGGCTGGAGACGGAAATCAAGGCTGAGATTCAGAAAGCGGTTCCAACCTCAAGATCGGAACAGGCACCGAAGGTTGAGGTCAGCCGGACTAATGAAGGGGTCCTTATTAGTGTCACGGATGATCTTAATTTCAGCATGTTTGCGGTAGGCTCGGCTGAGCCTCAGCCAAAAGTAGTCCGTGCCATGGAGAAGATCGCGAAGGTTATCAGCAGTCGACCGGGCAAGATCGTCATTCGCGGCCATACAGACGGGCGCCCGTTCAAGTCAGCAACCTATGACAACTGGCGTTTGTCGACGGCGCGCGCACACATGGCGGCTTACATGCTTATCCGTGGAGGGATTGACGAAGCGCGGATTGCCCGAGTGGAGGGACATGCGGACAGGAGCTTAAGAAACTCCTCCGATGCTAATGCGGCTGAGAACAGACGGATCGAGATACTCCTGCAGGAGGGGTCGTAG
- a CDS encoding response regulator transcription factor produces the protein MYIVVDERQMVTAAYVAGFDREGVSSLGLIAGEFKDWLTAASSTDLDAIQGFLLGEFQERIACAEAIRRHSRAPIIALSEIRSLEQTLALFTAKFDDVVRKPVHVREILARSEAIWRRVNGSSQAGPAATERLKVYFDGRDPEIDGTSLPLPRRERHILEYLVRNKGRRLTKTQIFNAIYGIYSNDVEESVIEGHVSKLRKKLRARLGYDPIEAKRYIGYTFVG, from the coding sequence ATGTACATCGTCGTCGATGAACGACAGATGGTGACGGCTGCGTACGTCGCTGGCTTCGATCGCGAAGGCGTTTCCTCGCTCGGGCTCATCGCCGGCGAGTTCAAGGACTGGCTCACAGCCGCCTCCAGCACCGATCTCGATGCCATTCAGGGCTTCCTGCTCGGCGAGTTCCAGGAGCGCATCGCCTGCGCCGAGGCCATTCGCCGCCATTCCCGGGCGCCGATCATCGCCTTGAGCGAAATCCGCTCCCTCGAGCAGACCCTGGCGCTGTTCACCGCCAAGTTCGACGATGTGGTGCGCAAGCCTGTGCATGTGCGCGAGATCCTGGCCCGCTCCGAGGCCATCTGGCGCCGGGTCAACGGCTCCAGCCAGGCCGGGCCGGCGGCAACGGAGCGCCTGAAGGTGTATTTCGACGGGCGCGATCCTGAGATCGACGGCACCAGCCTGCCGCTGCCCCGCCGCGAGCGGCATATTCTCGAATATCTGGTGCGCAACAAGGGCCGGCGCCTGACCAAGACCCAGATCTTCAACGCCATCTATGGCATCTATTCCAACGATGTCGAGGAGAGCGTGATTGAGGGGCATGTCAGCAAGCTGCGCAAGAAGCTGCGCGCCCGCCTCGGCTACGATCCCATCGAGGCAAAACGATACATCGGATATACCTTCGTCGGCTGA
- the fliP gene encoding flagellar type III secretion system pore protein FliP (The bacterial flagellar biogenesis protein FliP forms a type III secretion system (T3SS)-type pore required for flagellar assembly.), whose product MKLRLLFIAAFSTFATAAIAQVPGLDALLPPGDGAASGRIVQIIALLTVLSLAPGLLIMVTSFTRFVVALSFLRSGLGLQSTPANLFLISLSLFMTFYVMAPTFDRAWNEGVRPLTENKITEAEAFARVADPFRDFMLSHVRPKDLQTFSDMAAINFPKGEEGAKVDLRVIIPAFMISELRRGFEIGFLIALPFLVIDMIVATLVMSMGMMMMPPTVLSLPFKILFFLLIDGWNLLISGLVRSYF is encoded by the coding sequence ATGAAATTGAGACTACTTTTCATCGCCGCTTTTTCGACATTTGCGACTGCGGCGATTGCCCAAGTTCCGGGCTTGGACGCCCTTCTGCCCCCAGGCGATGGAGCTGCGAGCGGGCGGATTGTTCAGATCATCGCACTACTTACCGTCCTTTCGCTTGCACCGGGCCTCCTCATCATGGTGACTAGCTTTACACGGTTTGTGGTGGCCCTGTCCTTTTTAAGGTCAGGCCTAGGACTTCAAAGCACGCCGGCCAACCTCTTCCTTATCAGTTTGTCATTGTTCATGACGTTCTACGTCATGGCGCCAACCTTTGATCGCGCATGGAACGAGGGCGTTCGGCCTCTGACGGAGAATAAAATAACAGAAGCAGAGGCTTTCGCGCGTGTCGCCGATCCCTTCCGCGACTTCATGCTCTCTCATGTTCGACCAAAAGATTTGCAGACGTTCAGCGATATGGCAGCGATAAATTTTCCTAAAGGAGAAGAGGGCGCGAAGGTCGATCTAAGGGTCATCATTCCGGCCTTCATGATTTCAGAATTAAGGCGTGGCTTCGAGATCGGCTTCCTCATCGCTCTTCCCTTCCTTGTAATTGATATGATCGTCGCAACGCTTGTAATGTCTATGGGCATGATGATGATGCCGCCGACAGTCCTATCTCTACCTTTTAAAATTCTGTTCTTTCTGCTGATCGACGGCTGGAATCTATTGATCAGCGGCCTCGTTCGATCCTACTTCTGA
- the flgI gene encoding flagellar basal body P-ring protein FlgI — protein sequence MRFLAVVLLALLMPCFASASTRIKDIASVQGVRDNQLVGYGLVMGLQGTGDTLRNSQFTEQSLQSMLDRMGVNVRDMPLRTRNVAAVAVTADLPPFIGTGSRIDVTVTSLGDATSLKGGTLMLTSLMGGDGQVYAVAQGPVAVSGFNATGQAESLTQGVATAGRIPNGALIEREVPGAMREMSTLVLELKNPDYKTATLVTDAINAYALGRYGKRVATPRDFRTVALNKPRDIGTTRFIAELGDLRVQPDTPARVVVDQRTGTVVIGKNVQISTVAMTHGNLTVRVTETPLVSQPEPFSNGRTTVVPRTQITASEPDAHLAVIGGSDLQTLVKGLNQIGLKPTDIIAILQAVKTAGALQADLIVQ from the coding sequence ATGAGATTCCTGGCTGTTGTTCTCCTCGCCCTTCTGATGCCGTGCTTCGCAAGCGCGTCGACACGCATCAAGGATATCGCCTCTGTTCAAGGCGTCCGCGATAACCAGCTTGTCGGATACGGACTCGTCATGGGCCTTCAGGGAACAGGTGACACCCTTAGGAACTCCCAGTTCACTGAACAGTCTCTCCAATCAATGCTTGACCGGATGGGAGTGAATGTCCGGGATATGCCTCTTCGGACCAGGAATGTAGCGGCTGTTGCAGTGACAGCGGATCTGCCTCCCTTCATTGGCACAGGGTCGCGAATTGACGTCACGGTCACGTCTCTTGGTGATGCAACATCCCTCAAAGGCGGCACACTGATGCTGACGTCCCTCATGGGCGGAGACGGACAGGTCTATGCGGTAGCGCAAGGCCCTGTCGCGGTTTCAGGTTTCAATGCAACCGGACAAGCGGAGAGCCTGACACAAGGTGTTGCCACTGCAGGTCGGATACCGAACGGTGCCCTCATTGAAAGAGAGGTGCCCGGGGCAATGAGGGAAATGTCCACCCTGGTGCTGGAGTTGAAGAATCCTGACTACAAAACAGCCACCTTAGTGACCGACGCGATTAACGCATATGCGCTGGGGCGTTATGGAAAGCGTGTCGCAACACCGCGTGACTTCCGGACAGTCGCTCTGAACAAGCCGCGTGATATCGGCACGACGCGATTTATCGCGGAACTGGGGGATTTGCGTGTGCAGCCTGATACCCCCGCCCGTGTTGTCGTGGACCAGAGAACGGGAACGGTTGTCATCGGCAAAAATGTGCAGATTTCGACGGTTGCGATGACACACGGAAATTTAACAGTGCGCGTGACCGAAACACCTCTTGTGTCACAGCCTGAGCCGTTCTCGAACGGGCGTACGACAGTTGTTCCTCGAACACAAATTACGGCAAGCGAGCCCGATGCTCACCTTGCGGTGATTGGCGGTTCGGATCTTCAGACGCTTGTCAAGGGGCTGAACCAGATTGGCCTCAAGCCGACGGACATTATCGCGATCCTGCAAGCCGTGAAGACTGCAGGCGCTCTGCAAGCCGACCTGATCGTGCAATGA
- a CDS encoding flagellar hook-length control protein FliK — translation MSVLHQEAHFKPVLGNNLPQNPHQRADETSPGNHFASLVAGSGDEADGASRTHPDAEQAVSNTRVSSSAVKSSGIDLGTSTGETLFQQLTSAIAKEAINSSAQQEQDVVGVSPTSTNIVLKPSENALRVLNVQLHPVELGVVTVKMRLSGDQIEMELHAHNEETADLLRKDVEKLSGLLRTSGYRADIVTVHTMRTEMLQQESAARGNDSWASQPQSGGSQQGQAGQHGSARQSSVDMDELKHRVRGNGESERAAEGHSGGIYL, via the coding sequence GTGAGCGTCCTTCATCAGGAGGCTCATTTCAAGCCTGTGCTAGGGAATAATCTCCCTCAGAATCCCCATCAAAGGGCTGATGAGACTAGTCCCGGCAATCATTTTGCGTCTCTTGTCGCAGGGTCCGGTGATGAAGCCGACGGCGCATCCCGAACCCATCCTGATGCCGAACAAGCCGTGAGCAACACTAGAGTGAGTTCCTCGGCAGTAAAATCCTCCGGAATCGATCTTGGGACTTCAACCGGGGAGACGCTCTTTCAACAGCTGACGAGTGCGATCGCAAAGGAAGCCATCAATTCTTCTGCGCAACAGGAACAGGATGTCGTTGGGGTCAGCCCCACTTCTACGAACATCGTCCTGAAGCCCTCGGAGAATGCTCTAAGAGTTCTAAACGTCCAGCTTCATCCCGTTGAACTCGGTGTTGTGACAGTCAAGATGCGCTTGTCAGGGGACCAGATCGAGATGGAGCTTCATGCGCACAACGAGGAGACAGCCGATCTCCTACGCAAGGATGTCGAGAAGCTTTCGGGCTTGCTTCGAACATCGGGATATCGGGCCGATATTGTGACGGTTCATACGATGCGAACCGAGATGCTGCAGCAGGAGAGCGCGGCCCGTGGGAATGATTCATGGGCATCCCAGCCGCAGTCCGGAGGCTCTCAACAGGGGCAGGCTGGACAACATGGCAGCGCAAGGCAATCTTCGGTCGATATGGATGAGCTGAAACATCGAGTGCGAGGCAATGGGGAAAGCGAGCGGGCTGCTGAAGGTCATTCTGGCGGTATCTATCTCTAG
- a CDS encoding flagellar basal body-associated FliL family protein — protein sequence MKRKKLGLPASGERGSWLVILTVLSLLAAGTGGAFGLYLVSKVEKAVDEKKKGEEGKKAPTLAYSGELTSKAILPVVTNLANGDDTWIRLESSIIFTNGALQNPDVAVAEIRQDILAYLRTLSVSQIQGASGLQHLREDLNERVALRTKGLVRELIVETLVVQ from the coding sequence ATGAAGCGGAAGAAATTAGGACTTCCTGCCTCAGGAGAGCGAGGAAGCTGGCTTGTAATACTGACAGTCCTTAGCCTCCTTGCCGCAGGAACCGGAGGAGCCTTTGGCTTGTATCTTGTTTCAAAGGTCGAAAAGGCCGTCGATGAAAAGAAAAAGGGTGAGGAGGGTAAGAAGGCCCCAACCCTCGCATATTCAGGAGAGCTGACGTCCAAAGCAATCTTGCCCGTCGTCACGAACCTCGCCAACGGAGACGACACTTGGATACGCCTCGAATCCTCTATCATCTTCACGAATGGGGCCTTGCAGAACCCTGATGTTGCTGTCGCGGAAATTAGGCAAGATATTCTAGCCTATCTTAGGACTCTTTCTGTATCACAGATCCAGGGCGCCAGCGGTCTCCAGCATCTTCGAGAGGATCTGAACGAGCGCGTTGCCTTGCGGACCAAAGGGCTGGTCCGAGAGCTCATCGTAGAAACTCTTGTTGTGCAATGA
- the flgH gene encoding flagellar basal body L-ring protein FlgH: MMRYISLSVIALSLGACASSELGREPAMTPVGYGLTVAREPVPTVFGAAARTSHYSLWTQNSADLFQDPRAKKVGDVITVSIQINDKAQFDNASDRSRSSKINLGFGAKYGFNGNTGDYSGSGDIRSGSSTEGQGSIDRSEKLRLSVAAVVTEVLPNGNLIISGSQEVRVNFEVRVLNIAGIVRPNDVSRKNTISYEKIAEARISYGGRGRITDVQQPAWGQQVYDAITPF; encoded by the coding sequence ATGATGAGATATATCTCCCTCTCTGTGATCGCACTCTCTCTGGGAGCCTGCGCATCGAGTGAACTTGGCCGTGAGCCGGCAATGACGCCTGTTGGATATGGTCTCACCGTTGCAAGAGAACCGGTTCCAACGGTGTTCGGAGCCGCCGCCAGAACGTCTCACTATTCGCTCTGGACGCAAAACAGCGCCGATCTCTTTCAGGATCCGCGAGCAAAAAAGGTAGGCGACGTCATCACGGTCAGCATTCAGATCAACGACAAAGCCCAGTTTGACAACGCGAGCGATCGGTCGCGCAGTTCCAAAATCAATCTGGGCTTCGGGGCCAAGTATGGCTTCAATGGGAACACTGGGGACTACTCCGGGAGCGGAGACATTCGTTCGGGATCATCCACCGAGGGCCAGGGATCAATTGATCGATCAGAGAAGCTTAGATTGTCAGTCGCAGCGGTCGTGACTGAGGTTCTACCGAATGGAAATCTCATCATCAGTGGCTCCCAGGAGGTGCGCGTCAATTTTGAGGTTCGCGTTCTGAACATCGCGGGCATCGTTCGCCCGAACGATGTCTCTCGGAAAAATACGATCAGCTACGAAAAGATTGCCGAGGCGCGAATATCCTACGGTGGGCGAGGGCGCATCACGGACGTCCAGCAGCCAGCCTGGGGGCAACAAGTCTATGACGCGATCACGCCGTTCTGA
- a CDS encoding AprI/Inh family metalloprotease inhibitor, with protein sequence MGAGTPYTSPWAPAEYWDRSLSLYSSPWNAPLPEPAEPPPYLIPSEVVPRKSEAQVPLEPVGPWVSRHAALPSKSVSVLHEPVPMHAEASSPSAPALPPQGPDATTDAIRPQSSIGPQPVSVASLSGRWMLRLGRDTCQIQLSTSSTLDLYKASTSRCNDARLRDVNTWALRGESLELYSKGRVIVHLEPNGSAYGGRIENRDLSMTR encoded by the coding sequence ATGGGAGCCGGCACTCCCTACACTTCTCCATGGGCGCCGGCTGAGTATTGGGACCGTTCGTTGTCATTGTACTCAAGTCCGTGGAACGCACCGCTTCCGGAGCCGGCCGAGCCGCCGCCTTACCTTATCCCGTCAGAGGTGGTGCCACGAAAGTCCGAGGCACAGGTGCCACTTGAACCGGTAGGCCCTTGGGTGTCTCGCCATGCGGCTTTACCGAGCAAATCGGTTAGTGTTTTACACGAGCCGGTTCCGATGCATGCCGAAGCGTCTTCCCCTTCGGCCCCAGCCCTGCCCCCACAAGGGCCGGATGCCACTACGGACGCAATCAGACCGCAGTCGAGTATCGGACCCCAGCCCGTCAGCGTCGCCTCTTTATCGGGAAGGTGGATGCTTCGGCTCGGCCGGGACACATGTCAGATCCAACTATCTACGTCGTCAACGCTTGACCTTTACAAGGCCTCCACAAGTCGCTGCAATGACGCCAGATTGCGGGACGTCAACACTTGGGCGCTACGGGGCGAATCGCTTGAGCTTTATTCAAAAGGGCGCGTGATCGTCCATCTAGAGCCAAACGGCTCCGCATATGGCGGGCGCATCGAGAACCGTGATCTATCAATGACGCGCTGA
- a CDS encoding chemotaxis protein, producing MLALRRSVLAFFAVLSAGMSSAVAQQNLNTLEPGASPVELVRTLQILQDQIASGSTNAHVAQRALLTRIDEKLTSMDPSVWREPKNTRAAVTYVLSGGRPDVLKKILPIEGREPRDDALVKGALAYVEGREEEAQKILGDIDPNTLPPTISGQVALVQAALHVRDDPSKSIILLDFARLQLPGTLVEEAALRREIFVVSQAGDTKKFDFLSRQYLRRFRYSVYAGNFRQRFAAALMRLEFTRDPGFFSRLVAMLSELEPAGQLELYLLVARAAVSQGQTQAAILASDKAAELSSRDKLSANRAQLYRAAALIVTRQGFEEAARQLGSVDRSILEATDMALLDSALSMATYIRKSPGEAVAAAANTLPSLPPKDVDSPAQAPTPTISRAQEVLGQIDKLVRKGN from the coding sequence GTGCTGGCTCTTCGGCGTTCAGTACTGGCGTTTTTCGCGGTTCTATCCGCAGGGATGTCTTCTGCTGTGGCGCAGCAGAATCTGAACACATTGGAACCAGGTGCATCGCCGGTTGAACTTGTGCGAACACTCCAGATTTTGCAGGATCAAATTGCCTCTGGTTCAACTAATGCACATGTTGCTCAAAGAGCCCTGTTGACGCGGATCGATGAGAAGCTCACGTCCATGGACCCGTCAGTTTGGCGGGAACCAAAGAATACGAGGGCGGCTGTAACCTATGTTCTCAGTGGAGGTCGGCCCGATGTGCTCAAGAAGATCCTTCCAATAGAGGGACGAGAGCCACGGGACGATGCGCTTGTGAAAGGGGCGCTGGCTTACGTAGAGGGTCGGGAGGAAGAGGCACAAAAGATCCTTGGTGATATCGATCCAAATACGCTCCCTCCTACCATATCGGGCCAGGTCGCATTGGTGCAGGCGGCTCTTCATGTTCGTGACGATCCGTCTAAATCAATCATATTGCTGGACTTTGCGCGACTTCAGCTTCCGGGCACTCTCGTGGAAGAGGCGGCCCTAAGAAGAGAGATCTTCGTGGTCAGTCAAGCTGGCGATACGAAGAAATTCGATTTCCTGTCGCGGCAGTACCTGAGGCGATTCCGGTACTCCGTTTATGCAGGAAACTTCAGACAGCGCTTTGCTGCAGCACTCATGCGACTTGAGTTCACCCGTGATCCGGGCTTCTTCTCCAGGCTTGTGGCGATGCTAAGTGAACTGGAGCCAGCAGGGCAGCTTGAACTATATCTCCTAGTTGCTCGTGCGGCTGTCAGTCAGGGACAAACCCAGGCTGCAATTCTCGCCTCGGATAAAGCGGCTGAGCTTTCGTCAAGGGACAAGCTTAGCGCCAACAGAGCTCAACTTTATAGAGCTGCCGCTCTGATCGTCACGCGTCAAGGGTTTGAAGAGGCTGCTCGCCAGCTAGGAAGCGTTGATCGCTCTATTCTCGAGGCGACTGATATGGCGTTGCTGGATTCAGCGCTGTCAATGGCGACATACATTCGCAAAAGCCCTGGCGAGGCAGTTGCTGCTGCAGCCAATACTTTGCCTTCTCTGCCTCCGAAGGATGTGGACAGCCCCGCTCAAGCGCCTACCCCCACGATATCGCGTGCGCAGGAAGTTCTTGGTCAGATTGATAAGCTCGTTCGGAAGGGAAACTGA
- a CDS encoding MotE family protein: MKTFSLPFQLLLATGLILGSQGASIAQEKSTQAANSLPKAEAIKEPKQNPYCANIADAAADARYAWQKETLTALEKEIEGRIKVLEGKRAEYEEWLRKRNEFLAKADETVVAIYTRMRPDAAALQLANMHDEAAAAILAKLSPRNASAVLNEMEPARAAQLTGVLTDAAKRSQESEKS, from the coding sequence ATGAAGACTTTCTCGCTCCCGTTTCAGCTCCTTCTCGCCACAGGCCTTATTCTAGGATCGCAAGGAGCGAGTATCGCTCAAGAGAAGTCGACGCAGGCGGCAAACAGTTTGCCGAAGGCGGAAGCTATAAAAGAACCGAAGCAGAACCCATACTGCGCTAACATTGCGGATGCCGCGGCAGATGCCCGATATGCCTGGCAGAAGGAAACTCTGACGGCTCTCGAGAAGGAAATTGAGGGCAGAATCAAGGTTCTCGAGGGAAAAAGAGCCGAATACGAGGAATGGCTACGCAAGCGCAATGAGTTCCTTGCGAAGGCTGATGAAACGGTCGTGGCAATCTATACCAGAATGCGCCCTGATGCTGCCGCGCTCCAACTCGCCAATATGCACGATGAAGCTGCCGCTGCCATACTGGCAAAACTAAGCCCTAGAAATGCAAGCGCCGTTCTTAATGAGATGGAGCCTGCCCGCGCAGCCCAGCTGACCGGTGTACTTACTGATGCTGCGAAGCGTTCTCAGGAGAGCGAAAAGTCATGA
- the fliF gene encoding flagellar basal-body MS-ring/collar protein FliF codes for MTGRQHAEKLWTNILELGARRLAALGLIGLAVFLGVGIGAYYLSRPAQEALYVGLEREDVSRIGAVLKDAGIPFDVSSDGTSVLVRYGHTAQARMLLAEKGLPQSSKSGYELFNDLGSLGLTSFMQEVTRVRALEGEIARTIQTMKGVKAARVHIVLPDRGSFRRDQQPASASVVVRTEPADDMGSAQAIRHLVASAIPGMKADRVTVLNTDGMLLMSGDDGANASTGRMASLERNVGREIQENIRRTLTPYLGLGNFEVSVAARLNTDKTSINETIFNPESKVERSIRTVRETEVSQNRANQKPATVQQNLPEERVRAEGGESSSEDNQRREELTNYEISSKTIQTVSDGYAIKNLSVAVLVNKSRLSSLSGGESADQAAIDAKITEIEQLVSSAAGFEKGRGDQIKVAAVGFVDDGRMMEPTPALGFADVLMRQFGNVINALTILVVTTLLIWFGLRPAVTAILARSEAEKAFASETPALENAESILAEANAQIESAETVPNLIEDLTGKLSRSPQKKLEQLIEYDEEHAVSILKQWLIQEAA; via the coding sequence ATGACCGGTCGTCAGCACGCTGAAAAACTCTGGACGAATATTCTTGAGCTTGGAGCGCGTCGTCTAGCTGCGCTCGGACTGATCGGGCTAGCCGTTTTCCTGGGCGTTGGCATCGGCGCGTACTATTTGAGTCGCCCTGCCCAGGAAGCTCTGTATGTCGGCTTAGAGCGTGAAGACGTCAGCCGCATCGGTGCCGTCCTGAAGGATGCCGGAATTCCTTTCGATGTTAGCTCCGACGGAACGTCGGTTCTGGTTCGATATGGACATACGGCGCAGGCTCGGATGCTTCTTGCCGAGAAAGGTCTGCCCCAGAGCTCGAAGTCTGGATACGAGCTATTCAACGACCTGGGATCGCTCGGTCTGACTTCGTTTATGCAGGAAGTCACCCGCGTGAGGGCGCTGGAGGGTGAGATCGCCCGCACGATCCAAACCATGAAGGGCGTTAAGGCTGCTCGTGTCCATATCGTTTTGCCAGATCGAGGGTCCTTTCGCCGCGACCAGCAGCCTGCATCTGCCTCGGTCGTCGTTCGTACAGAGCCAGCAGATGATATGGGTTCAGCGCAGGCTATTAGACATCTTGTAGCCTCCGCCATACCCGGCATGAAAGCCGATCGCGTCACCGTTCTTAATACAGACGGAATGCTCCTCATGTCGGGAGACGACGGAGCGAATGCCTCAACGGGACGAATGGCAAGTCTGGAGCGAAATGTTGGCCGCGAGATACAGGAGAATATCCGCCGGACCCTGACCCCCTATTTGGGCCTTGGAAATTTTGAGGTCAGTGTCGCGGCACGCTTGAATACCGATAAAACCAGCATCAACGAGACCATCTTTAATCCTGAGTCTAAGGTCGAGCGTTCAATTAGAACCGTTAGAGAGACTGAGGTCTCGCAGAATCGTGCCAATCAGAAGCCTGCGACTGTCCAGCAGAATCTGCCTGAGGAAAGAGTAAGGGCAGAGGGTGGAGAAAGCTCCAGCGAGGATAATCAGCGTCGTGAAGAGCTGACGAACTACGAAATCTCTTCCAAGACAATCCAAACTGTGAGTGACGGATATGCAATCAAGAATCTATCGGTTGCTGTTCTGGTTAATAAGAGCCGCTTGTCTTCTCTCTCAGGTGGGGAAAGCGCAGATCAAGCAGCCATTGATGCAAAGATAACTGAGATCGAGCAGCTTGTCTCGTCCGCGGCAGGATTCGAAAAAGGACGGGGTGATCAGATTAAGGTTGCTGCTGTCGGGTTTGTCGACGACGGCCGCATGATGGAGCCGACGCCGGCGCTCGGATTCGCGGATGTTCTTATGCGCCAGTTTGGAAATGTCATCAATGCCCTGACGATCTTGGTTGTCACAACACTCTTGATTTGGTTCGGCCTGCGTCCGGCTGTGACCGCAATCCTCGCAAGGTCTGAAGCTGAGAAGGCCTTTGCGAGCGAAACGCCGGCACTAGAGAATGCTGAATCCATACTTGCGGAGGCCAATGCACAAATTGAGTCGGCCGAGACCGTGCCTAACCTGATTGAAGACCTTACCGGAAAGTTGAGCCGCTCGCCTCAGAAGAAGCTTGAGCAATTGATTGAGTATGACGAAGAGCATGCTGTATCCATTCTCAAGCAATGGCTGATTCAAGAGGCGGCATAG